In Centropristis striata isolate RG_2023a ecotype Rhode Island chromosome 1, C.striata_1.0, whole genome shotgun sequence, one DNA window encodes the following:
- the LOC131970565 gene encoding RNA exonuclease 5-like isoform X3, with amino-acid sequence MMLHKEAVCFSRNITLNMESSSSSSSAAAESAAVATCNKRKRQNFATTPHKEAKRLKTVQNGEETVECERPSRSPRISVPLDRLQQPITANELTELLHYAALGKTGGIKQPSWCRLLHQKKVKAVNVVIVEGLTQSHFYKHYLTLRHLRTNYTTRITFTPPSTDLASEIFGHKVPQSDCPSLSQTHNGNSELHKALRIHPVITKFGTQKKGLTAYVLSQEEMIKRHYPVKGMPGFEEFVCTDGVDCVTDSSPLYGLDCEMCLTEKGNELARVSLVDSEGNCVLDELVKPQNRILNYLTRFSGITAAMLRPITTTLRDVQVKLRSLLPSDAVLVGHSINNDLVALKLIHQHVIDTSLLYRREFGQRFKLKVLAQTVLERQIQTEEQKGHNPIEDAVAALELAQYFIKTGPRQVVELHLKELWGYTIEEESTDCEPAPTPSHRFADILQMLGQSVAFLGKRSDIALDLSNQQWHISDKELLASFRRQTKCPFLSVLQFSSLSDHLKKCDPQQEHQYQRVCANLRDMCVVFAGPFPAGFSEKEVRRLFRCCGPVRKIQMLHTTVRVHAEVEFELLEGAMLALKTFNGLNVQGQSIKVQRPVYESMLDLDLTLDALMCDSANTSQLYAVKLNPSVAEGIHISARVNGHMSDPKCSGITAVKTANGLPSVKVNGQQLKLTTTTKSKLCEEAVRETFGHFGAVERVILPVKPGKHARCAYIKFESSEGRHVALSSSEDLWKENYLVSPCLTPPHLPSWVAMATPITTVDPDREAAVEEEKTHMHTTSQEQEMDLMMGKLDRRLGKLFRSLPEGTLSVVVMLGHTSAHHLPGLCLMEVKQAS; translated from the exons atgatgttacacaaagaagcagtgtgtttcag TAGAAACATCACCTTGAACATGGAGTCTTCTTCATCGtcatcatcagcagcagcagaatcaGCAGCAGTGGCAACATGCAACAAAAGGAAAAGACAGAACTTCGCCACCACACCACACAAGGAGGCCAAGAGATTAAAAACCGTGCAGAATGgtgaggagacagtggagtgtGAGCGTCCCTCTCGCTCACCGAGAATCTCTGTGCCGCTTGACCGCCTTCAACAACCAATTACAGCGAATGAGCTGACAGAACTGCTGCATTACGCTGCTCTGGGGAAAACAGGTGGCATTAAACAGCCCAG TTGGTGTCGTCTCCTCCATCAGAAGAAGGTTAAAGCGGTGAATGTGGTGATCGTGGAGGGCCTGACCCAGAGTCACTTTTACAAGCACTACCTCACTTTGCGACACCTCAGGACCAACTACACCACT AGGATCACCTTTACTCCACCATCTACCGACCTGGCGTCAGAAATCTTCGGTCACAAAGTTCCACAATCGGATTGTCCGTCTCTTTCCCAAACACACAATGGAAACAGTGAATTGCACAAAG CACTGAGGATTCACCCGGTCATAACCAAGTTTGGGACTCAAAAAAAAGGACTGACAGCGTATGTTCTCAGCCAGGAGGAGATGATCAAGAGACATTATCCTGTCAAAG GCATGCCAGGCTTTGAGGAGTTTGTGTGCACAGACGGTGTTGACTGTGTGACTGACAGCAGTCCTCTGTACGGCCTTGACTGTGAAATG TGtttgacagaaaaaggaaatgaGTTGGCTCGTGTTTCTCTGGTGGACAGTGAGGGGAACTGTGTGCTGGACGAGCTGGTGAAACCTCAGAACCGAATCCTCAACTACCTcaccag GTTCTCTGGTATAACCGCAGCAATGTTACGACCAATCACAACAACCCTGCGGGACGTTCAAGTGAAGCTGCGGTCGTTGTTACCCAGTGATGCGGTTTTGGTGGGACATTCAATAAACAACGACCTTGTGGCTCTTAAA CTGATCCACCAGCATGTAATCGACACCTCGCTGCTGTACAGGAGAGAGTTTGGGCAGAGGTTTAAACTAAAGGTCCTGGCCCAGACAGTGCTGGA GAGGCAAATACAAACTGAAGAGCAGAAGGGTCATAATCCCATTGAGGATGCTGTAGCAGCCCTGGAGCTGGctcagtattttattaaaacaggACCTCGTCAG GTTGTAGAACTTCATCTGAAGGAGCTGTGGGGATATACGATAGAGGAGGAGTCCACTGACTGTGAACCTGCACCCACACCAAGTCACAG GTTTGCTGACATTCTACAGATGCTTGGTCAGTCAGTCGCGTTTTTAGGAAAGCGTTCTGACATTGCTCTGGATCTGTCCAATCAGCAGTGGCACATCTCTGACAAAGAG TTGTTGGCCTCGTTTAGGAGACAGACCAAGTGCCCGTTCCTCTCAGTGCTCCAGTTTTCTTCCCTCTCGGATCATCTGAAGAAGTGCGACCCTCAGCAGGAGCACCAGTATCAAAGG GTGTGTGCAAACCTTCGAGATATGTGTGTAGTGTTTGCTGGGCCGTTCCCTGCAGGTTTCTCTGAGAAGGAAGTGAGACGGCTGTTTCGTTGTTGTGGCCCCGTCCGGAAAATCCAAATGTTGCACACAACTGTCAGG GTTCATGCAGAGGTAGAGTTTGAGCTGCTGGAGGGAGCCATGCTGGCTTTAAAAACTTTCAATGGACTTAATGTGCAGGGACAGTCCATCAAG GTTCAGAGGCCTGTTTACGAGTCAATGCTGGACTTGGATCTGACtcttgatgctttgatgtgcgACAGTGCCAACACCAGTCAACTCTACGCTGTTAAATTAAACCCCAGTGTGGCTGAGGGCATACACATTTCTGCACGGGTCAATGGACATATGTCAGATCCCAAATGTTCAGGTATCACTGCTGTTAAAACGGCGAACGGGTTGCCCTCAGTGAAAGTAAACGGTCAACAGTTGAAACTCACAACCACCACAAAGTCTAAACTGTGTGAGGAGGCTGTCAGAGAGACGTTTGGTCACTTTGGTGCGGTGGAGAGAGTCATCCTGCCTGTCAAACCTGGAAAACATGCAAGATGTGCATACATAA AGTTTGAGAGCTCAGAGGGCAGACATGTCGCCCTCAGCTCCTCTGAGGATCTCTGGAAGGAAAACTACCTCGTCAGTCCATGCCTTACTCCACCCCACTTACCCTCATGGGTTGCAATGGCAACGCCAATCACCACAGTGGATCCTGACAGGGAAGCAGCAGTAGAGGAGGAAAAGACCCACATGCACACCACTTCTCAG GAGCAGGAAATGGATCTCATGATGGGAAAGTTGGACCGCCGCTTGGGGAAGCTCTTCAGATCTCTCCCAGAAGGCACCTTGTCTGTGGTCGTGATGCTCGGACACACAAG TGCTCACCACCTTCCTGGTCTGTGCCTTATGGAGGTCAAGCAAGCGTCTTAA
- the LOC131970565 gene encoding RNA exonuclease 5-like isoform X6, protein MESSSSSSSAAAESAAVATCNKRKRQNFATTPHKEAKRLKTVQNGEETVECERPSRSPRISVPLDRLQQPITANELTELLHYAALGKTGGIKQPSWCRLLHQKKVKAVNVVIVEGLTQSHFYKHYLTLRHLRTNYTTRITFTPPSTDLASEIFGHKVPQSDCPSLSQTHNGNSELHKALRIHPVITKFGTQKKGLTAYVLSQEEMIKRHYPVKGMPGFEEFVCTDGVDCVTDSSPLYGLDCEMCLTEKGNELARVSLVDSEGNCVLDELVKPQNRILNYLTRFSGITAAMLRPITTTLRDVQVKLRSLLPSDAVLVGHSINNDLVALKLIHQHVIDTSLLYRREFGQRFKLKVLAQTVLERQIQTEEQKGHNPIEDAVAALELAQYFIKTGPRQVVELHLKELWGYTIEEESTDCEPAPTPSHRFADILQMLGQSVAFLGKRSDIALDLSNQQWHISDKELLASFRRQTKCPFLSVLQFSSLSDHLKKCDPQQEHQYQRVCANLRDMCVVFAGPFPAGFSEKEVRRLFRCCGPVRKIQMLHTTVRVHAEVEFELLEGAMLALKTFNGLNVQGQSIKVQRPVYESMLDLDLTLDALMCDSANTSQLYAVKLNPSVAEGIHISARVNGHMSDPKCSGITAVKTANGLPSVKVNGQQLKLTTTTKSKLCEEAVRETFGHFGAVERVILPVKPGKHARCAYIKFESSEGRHVALSSSEDLWKENYLVSPCLTPPHLPSWVAMATPITTVDPDREAAVEEEKTHMHTTSQEQEMDLMMGKLDRRLGKLFRSLPEGTLSVVVMLGHTSAHHLPGLCLMEVKQAS, encoded by the exons ATGGAGTCTTCTTCATCGtcatcatcagcagcagcagaatcaGCAGCAGTGGCAACATGCAACAAAAGGAAAAGACAGAACTTCGCCACCACACCACACAAGGAGGCCAAGAGATTAAAAACCGTGCAGAATGgtgaggagacagtggagtgtGAGCGTCCCTCTCGCTCACCGAGAATCTCTGTGCCGCTTGACCGCCTTCAACAACCAATTACAGCGAATGAGCTGACAGAACTGCTGCATTACGCTGCTCTGGGGAAAACAGGTGGCATTAAACAGCCCAG TTGGTGTCGTCTCCTCCATCAGAAGAAGGTTAAAGCGGTGAATGTGGTGATCGTGGAGGGCCTGACCCAGAGTCACTTTTACAAGCACTACCTCACTTTGCGACACCTCAGGACCAACTACACCACT AGGATCACCTTTACTCCACCATCTACCGACCTGGCGTCAGAAATCTTCGGTCACAAAGTTCCACAATCGGATTGTCCGTCTCTTTCCCAAACACACAATGGAAACAGTGAATTGCACAAAG CACTGAGGATTCACCCGGTCATAACCAAGTTTGGGACTCAAAAAAAAGGACTGACAGCGTATGTTCTCAGCCAGGAGGAGATGATCAAGAGACATTATCCTGTCAAAG GCATGCCAGGCTTTGAGGAGTTTGTGTGCACAGACGGTGTTGACTGTGTGACTGACAGCAGTCCTCTGTACGGCCTTGACTGTGAAATG TGtttgacagaaaaaggaaatgaGTTGGCTCGTGTTTCTCTGGTGGACAGTGAGGGGAACTGTGTGCTGGACGAGCTGGTGAAACCTCAGAACCGAATCCTCAACTACCTcaccag GTTCTCTGGTATAACCGCAGCAATGTTACGACCAATCACAACAACCCTGCGGGACGTTCAAGTGAAGCTGCGGTCGTTGTTACCCAGTGATGCGGTTTTGGTGGGACATTCAATAAACAACGACCTTGTGGCTCTTAAA CTGATCCACCAGCATGTAATCGACACCTCGCTGCTGTACAGGAGAGAGTTTGGGCAGAGGTTTAAACTAAAGGTCCTGGCCCAGACAGTGCTGGA GAGGCAAATACAAACTGAAGAGCAGAAGGGTCATAATCCCATTGAGGATGCTGTAGCAGCCCTGGAGCTGGctcagtattttattaaaacaggACCTCGTCAG GTTGTAGAACTTCATCTGAAGGAGCTGTGGGGATATACGATAGAGGAGGAGTCCACTGACTGTGAACCTGCACCCACACCAAGTCACAG GTTTGCTGACATTCTACAGATGCTTGGTCAGTCAGTCGCGTTTTTAGGAAAGCGTTCTGACATTGCTCTGGATCTGTCCAATCAGCAGTGGCACATCTCTGACAAAGAG TTGTTGGCCTCGTTTAGGAGACAGACCAAGTGCCCGTTCCTCTCAGTGCTCCAGTTTTCTTCCCTCTCGGATCATCTGAAGAAGTGCGACCCTCAGCAGGAGCACCAGTATCAAAGG GTGTGTGCAAACCTTCGAGATATGTGTGTAGTGTTTGCTGGGCCGTTCCCTGCAGGTTTCTCTGAGAAGGAAGTGAGACGGCTGTTTCGTTGTTGTGGCCCCGTCCGGAAAATCCAAATGTTGCACACAACTGTCAGG GTTCATGCAGAGGTAGAGTTTGAGCTGCTGGAGGGAGCCATGCTGGCTTTAAAAACTTTCAATGGACTTAATGTGCAGGGACAGTCCATCAAG GTTCAGAGGCCTGTTTACGAGTCAATGCTGGACTTGGATCTGACtcttgatgctttgatgtgcgACAGTGCCAACACCAGTCAACTCTACGCTGTTAAATTAAACCCCAGTGTGGCTGAGGGCATACACATTTCTGCACGGGTCAATGGACATATGTCAGATCCCAAATGTTCAGGTATCACTGCTGTTAAAACGGCGAACGGGTTGCCCTCAGTGAAAGTAAACGGTCAACAGTTGAAACTCACAACCACCACAAAGTCTAAACTGTGTGAGGAGGCTGTCAGAGAGACGTTTGGTCACTTTGGTGCGGTGGAGAGAGTCATCCTGCCTGTCAAACCTGGAAAACATGCAAGATGTGCATACATAA AGTTTGAGAGCTCAGAGGGCAGACATGTCGCCCTCAGCTCCTCTGAGGATCTCTGGAAGGAAAACTACCTCGTCAGTCCATGCCTTACTCCACCCCACTTACCCTCATGGGTTGCAATGGCAACGCCAATCACCACAGTGGATCCTGACAGGGAAGCAGCAGTAGAGGAGGAAAAGACCCACATGCACACCACTTCTCAG GAGCAGGAAATGGATCTCATGATGGGAAAGTTGGACCGCCGCTTGGGGAAGCTCTTCAGATCTCTCCCAGAAGGCACCTTGTCTGTGGTCGTGATGCTCGGACACACAAG TGCTCACCACCTTCCTGGTCTGTGCCTTATGGAGGTCAAGCAAGCGTCTTAA